One Rhinolophus ferrumequinum isolate MPI-CBG mRhiFer1 chromosome 10, mRhiFer1_v1.p, whole genome shotgun sequence genomic window, GGTTGGCTAGCCAATCACACTAGTCAGGAGTAACATTACACGGGAACCAATGGACTCCAAGGGGTGGAGACTACGTAGAACGCCCAAACGGATGACGTTACACAGCAATGCGGCACCACAGTCCAATAGTAGCAGGAAGCTATTTCAAATATCCAGTCAGAGCTACTCAGGGGCGGAGTCTACCAATGCCGTAAGCGAGGAGGCGGGATAAAACAGCGAGGCCGAAGGTAGGCTGGCAGATACGTTCGTTAGATCACTCCTTTCTGTCGGTGGACGCCGCCGAGTAAGCATCGTTAAAGTCACCCCTCCCGCGGTCGTCATGTCTAAGTCAGAGGTAAGATGCTCTGTCCAACTTAATTTTCTTCCTCGCTCCTTTCTGAGTTGGGTTGGATGCGGCCTGGATTGGTTGTTTGCGCCAGCCCATTCGGCAGTTCTTCGGTCACTGCCAGGGCCTACCCCTCCCGAAGTTCAGGTCGCCATTTTGTCCTCGTCGTCGCCATGAGGCCGCCGTTCTGCAACCCTTAGTTATCACGCCGGGTTTGGTCCTCCTGGTAAAACTCTTAGGCACAGTGAACGATTTTTATCTCGTCTCAGTGGgcgagtttttttttttttaagcagctgtGGTCCCTTATTGGCGATGCACTCCTCCCGCCCAGACCTTTTGTTGGCGCGTGCGTCGGAGGGATTGTAGGGGCGCATGCGCTCGCCGTTTCCCAGCCCCCAACATAGAGCCTCCCCAATGGGGAGAAGCACGTGGCTTGCTGCGACCCTCTGGAACAATAAGTGCTATGTACGTTGCTGTCTCGTTTCTCTTAATTGGAAGATGTTTTGCGATACAGACCGACATAACGctttccctccccccccactctTAGTCTCCCAAAGAGCCTGAACAGCTGCGGAAGCTCTTCATCGGAGGTTTGAGCTTTGAAACAACCGATGAGAGTCTGAGGAGCCATTTTGAGCAATGGGGAACGCTCACAGACTGTGTGGTAAGACCTGGAAGAGACAAAAGAGCACTGGAACTAGTTGATTTCATTGGCTTATCTTGTTATACTTACTGTCCGAATGCTTTTGAAGATTGCTAACAGGATTATAGTTGGAAGTAACTTGGCAAGGGAAGGTGAGGCTTTAACTGATTAAGATGTAAATAGATTTGTTAGATGGGTAAGATTAAGTTGAAGGGCTTTGTATGAGGGCTAGTATAAagtttcctgctaccttatccAAGGTAGAAATGACAGTAGTTCTTGGAGTCttaatatgtgttaaatgaattaatatctcAGGTGATGAGAGACCCAAACACCAAACGCTCCAGAGGCTTTGGGTTTGTCACCTATGCCACTGTGGAGGAGGTGGACGCAGCCATGAATGCAAGGCCACACAAGGTGGATGGAAGAGTTGTGGAACCAAAGAGGGCTGTCTCAAGAGAAGTAAGTGTTTTTTCTTTCCGTTAGTCATATAGAAGTGTGCTACTAGGTGGATGTTACGTTCAGGGATGTTGGCAAACTTTAATACTGATTTTGCTGATGTAAGTCACTTAATTGGATTTTTCCTTTAGGATTCTCAAAGACCTGGTGCCCACTTAACTGTGAAAAAGATTTTTGTCGGTGGTAttaaagaagacactgaagagCATCACCTAAGAGATTATTTTGAACAGTATGGGAAAATTGAAGTGATAGAAATCATGACTGACCGAGGCAGTGGCAAGAAGAGAGGCTTTGCTTTTGTAACCTTTGATGACCATGACTCTGTAGAC contains:
- the HNRNPA1 gene encoding heterogeneous nuclear ribonucleoprotein A1 isoform X2, whose protein sequence is MSKSESPKEPEQLRKLFIGGLSFETTDESLRSHFEQWGTLTDCVVMRDPNTKRSRGFGFVTYATVEEVDAAMNARPHKVDGRVVEPKRAVSREDSQRPGAHLTVKKIFVGGIKEDTEEHHLRDYFEQYGKIEVIEIMTDRGSGKKRGFAFVTFDDHDSVDKIVIQKYHTVNGHNCEVRKALSKQEMASASSSQRGRSGSGNFGGGRGGGFGGNDNFGRGGNFSGRGGFGGSRGGGGYGGSGDGYNGFGNDGSNFGGGGSYNDFGNYNNQSSNFGPMKGGNFGGRSSGPYGGGGQYFAKPRNQGGYGGSSSSSSYGSGRRF